Proteins encoded in a region of the Podospora pseudopauciseta strain CBS 411.78 chromosome 6, whole genome shotgun sequence genome:
- a CDS encoding hypothetical protein (COG:S; EggNog:ENOG503PUQJ) yields the protein MASPDKSQEQGKGFTLSCECGYITMTTPSRTPSGMAHCHCRTCQKQSGSAFGTSVYYPTDQVFPLPVDLEAKLSVFEHGTDSGNTMRCYFCPKCGVRIMHQGILPDGSWREMMSFKAGTFDDWPEEGGLNWEGMGARHIWTRSARMNLCGNWEAWEKYPDDMVDKKKGEGEGEEKKA from the coding sequence ATGGCCTCCCCAGACAAATCCCAAGAGCAAGGAAAAGGCTTCACGCTCTCGTGCGAATGCGGCTACATAACCATGACGACCCCCTCCCGCACCCCCTCCGGCATGGCACATTGCCATTGCCGAACATGTCAAAAACAATCAGGCTCGGCGTTTGGAACCTCTGTTTACTACCCCACCGACCAAGTCTTTCCCTTACCCGTGGATTTGGAGGCGAAGTTGTCAGTGTTTGAGCACGGGACTGACAGCGGGAACACAATGAGATGTTATTTCTGTCCCAAGTGCGGCGTGAGGATTATGCACCAGGGAATTCTGCCAgatgggagctggagggagatgatgagcTTCAAGGCGGGGACGTTTGATGACTGGCCTGAGGAAGGAGGGCTGAattgggaggggatgggggcgaGGCACATCTGGACGAGGAGTGCGAGGATGAATCTTTGTGGGAATTGGGAGGCCTGGGAGAAGTATCCGGATGATATGGTTgataagaagaagggggagggggagggggaggagaagaaggcgtga
- the GUK1 gene encoding guanylate kinase (COG:F; EggNog:ENOG503P1VP) translates to MRPLQQLSRSSFNVLRSRFVHTMAPVPDSRPIVISGPSGVGKGTLYGRLFQNHPDTFTLSVSHTTRGPRPGETNGVHYHFVTKEAFEALKAADGFVESAKFGDNYYGTSKQTIEEQKAKGKVTVLDIEVEGVKQIQAQNYPARYVFIAPPNEEALEQRLRGRGTESEESIQKRLKQAKVELEYAKVPGVHEKIIVNDDLEKAYKELEEFVFAESKA, encoded by the exons ATGCGACCGTTGCAGCAGCTTTCCCGATCTTCGTTCAACGTCCTTCGTTCACGCTTTGTACATACAATGGCTCCAG TCCCTGATTCTCGTCCTATCGTTATTTCCGGCCCCTCCGGCGTCGGAAAGGGAACTCTCTACGGCCGCTTGTTCCAA AACCACCCCGACACATTCACTCTTTCGGTTTCGCACACCACACGTGGCCCCCGCCCCGGTGAGACCAATGGTGTCCACTACCACTTCGTAACAAAGGAGGCGTTCGAGGCGCTCAAGGCAGCTGATGGGTTCGTCGAGAG CGCCAAGTTTGGCGACAACTACTACGGTACCTCAAAGCAGACGATCGAAGAGCAAaaggccaagggcaaggtgACCGTGCTTGATATCGAGGTCGAAGGCGTGAAGCAGATCCAGGCGCAAAACTACCCCGCGCGGTATGTCTTCATTGCGCCGCCTAACGAGGAGGCGCTGGAGCAGAGACTGAGAGGGAGAGGCACCGAGAGCGAGGAGAGCATCCAGAAGAGGCTAAAGCAGGCCAAGGTTGAGCTCGAGTATGCCAAAGTGCCGGGAGTGCATGAGAAGATCATTGTCAACGAC GATCTGGAAAAGGCGtacaaggagctggaggagttTGTCTTTGCGGAATCCAAGGCGTAA
- a CDS encoding hypothetical protein (COG:U; EggNog:ENOG503NYKJ), producing MAIIGAKEEHADPRLTRIAQADDVPWYKKPNLRFLYLILVPTGLGVEWTSGFDSSMMNSLQAVKSWTDYFDNPTSSRLGLLNAMYSLGALMAIPFIPTISQYLGRRRTILMASLIMCMGAGLQAGARNSDMFLASRWVLGFGIPFAIVNASSMIGELSYANERAVMTSLFNASWFVGAIIAAGTTYGTFQMESTWAWRLPSLLQLVPSAFQLGFMHWCPESPRWLVSQDRGEEAFAILQKYHSEGKDGDEFVRLEYAQIQSTIAAEKELASRFVWGDVFRDAAMRRRFLLAAVVGFFTQWSGNGLLSFYMKKILALVNITDNRTVQQVILSNTCWGFINAVPIALIAPRFPRRRMFLICTIGTAVVYVVWTIASARATIENSSAAAIPVLVFIFVYSPFYNIGWNALAYTYMVEIFPYQQRAKGIAVEQLTVRFAVFFNTYVNPIALDAIGWKYYIVYCVWILIEIATVYLLFPETHNRTLEELSFMFEGKEMQDKIQKNVDKVLDVELEGVKRRSSKDGIQATDQRV from the exons ATGGCCATCATCGGCGCCAAAGAAGAACATGCCGACCCTCGGCTCACCCGCATTGCGCAGGCGGATGACGTCCCCTGGTACAAGAAACCCAACCTTCGCTTTCTGTATCTGATTCTTGTGCCGACTGGCCTCGGGGTGGAATGGACCTCTGGGTTTGACAGCTCGATGATGAACAGTCTCCAGGCTGTCAAATCATGGACTGACT ACTTTGAcaacccaacctcctcccgcctcggcctcctcaacGCAATGTACTCCCTCGGCGCCCTCATGGCAATCCCCTTcattcccaccatctcccagtacctcggccgccgccgcacAATTCTCATGGCCTCCCTCATAATGTGCATGGGCGCCGGCCTCCAAGCAGGCGCCCGCAACAGCGACATGTTCCTCGCCTCCCGCTGGGTCCTCGGCTTCGGTATCCCCTTCGCAATCGTAAACGCCTCCTCCATGATCGGTGAACTCTCCTACGCCAACGAACGCGCGGTAATGACATCCCTCTTCAACGCATCCTGGTTCGTCGGCGCCATCATCGCAGCAGGGACAACCTACGGCACCTTTCAAATGGAATCAACCTGGGCCTGGCGTCTCCCCAGCCTGTTGCAACTCGTCCCGAGCGCGTTCCAACTCGGCTTCATGCACTGGTGCCCCGAGTCACCCCGCTGGCTCGTCAGCCAAGACCGCGGTGAGGAAGCGTTTGCCATTCTGCAAAAATACCACTCTGAGGGTAAAGACGGGGACGAGTTTGTCAGATTGGAATACGCGCAAATTCAATCCACCATCGCGGCGGAGAAAGAACTTGCCTCGCGGTTTGTGTGGGGGGATGTCTTCCGTGACGCTGCCATGAGACGTCGTTTCCTCCTCGCAGCGGTAGTCGGGTTTTTCACGCAGTGGTCAGGCAATGGGTTGTTGAGTTTTTACATGAAGAAAATTTTGGCGTTGGTGAACATCACGGATAATAGGACGGTGCAGCAGGTTATTCTGAGCAATACTTGCTGGGGGTTTATCAATGCTGTGCCAATTGCGTTGATCGCGCCGAGGTttccgaggaggaggatgtttcTGATTTGCACGATTGggacggcggtggtgtatGTTGTTTGGACTATTGCGAGCGCGAGGGCGACGATTGAGAATAGTAGCGCTGCGGCCATACCGGTGCTGGTGTTTATTTTTGTTTATTCGCC GTTCTACAACATTGGTTGGAACGCCCTGGCATACACGTACATGGTTGAGATCTTCCCTTATCAACAACGCGCAAAGGGTATCGCGGTTGAGCAGTTGACGGTCCGATTTGCGGTCTTCTTCAACACATATGTCAACCCCATTGCGTTAGACGCCATTGGATGGAAGTACTACATTGTGTACTGCGTCTGGATTCTGATCGAGATTGCTACGGTGTATCTTCTCTTCCCTGAGACACACAACCGCACACTTGAGGAACTCAGCTTCATGTTTGAGGGCAAGGAGATGCAGGACAAGATTCAGAAGAACGTGGACAAGGTGCTCGATGTGGAACTGGAaggggtgaagaggaggtcgTCGAAGGATGGAATTCAAGCTACTGACCAGAGAGTGTAG
- a CDS encoding hypothetical protein (EggNog:ENOG503NUCG; COG:K), whose translation MKLSFICLDVGLFVLNRQDIIPETESHEYPPGWPIPKLQNFVVTVNLDCRIDLNYLAQRARNVEYRPRRFNAVIMRIRDPRTTALIFATGRMVVTGAKSEALARLAAKKHAYALQKCGFTPKFCDFTVQNIIASANVGSNIRLEGLANKYVTVGASFVPEIFPGLSFKQYLGYRADGTPRSCPTLLIFTTGKIVVTGAKTEEDLRAAFARVYPLFFDFRFASDPNSKTKV comes from the exons ATGAAATTGTCCTTCATTTGTCTTGATGTCGGACTCTTTGTCTTGAA CCGTCAAGACATCATCCCAGAAACCGAATCCCACGAGTACCCTCCAGGCTGGCCCATTCCCAAGCTTCAAAACTTCGTCGTCACCGTCAACCTTGACTGTCGCATTGACCTCAACTACCTAGCCCAACGGGCCCGCAATGTCGAATACAGACCGCGTCGCTTCAATGCTGTGATCATGCGCATCCGCGATCCACGAACGACAGCACTGATCTTCGCAACGGGCAGAATGGTTGTCACAGGTGCCAAGAGCGAAGCCCTGGCTCGCCTTGCCGCTAAGAAACACGCTTACGCCCTCCAGAAATGTGGTTTCACTCCGAAATTCTGCGACTTCACTGTCCAGAATATCATTGCCAGTGCCAATGTTGGCTCCAACATCAGACTTGAGGGGTTAGCCAACAAGTATGTCACTGTTGGCGCCTCTTTTGTCCCCGAGATTTTCCCAGGCTTGTCTTTCAAGCAGTATCTCGGTTATCGAGCAGATGGGACACCTCGCTCCTGTCCAACCCTTCTCATTTTTACAACTGGAAAGATCGTGGTCACCGGTGCCAAGACAGAAGAGGATCTTAGGGCTGCCTTTGCTCGGGTATATCCTTTGTTCTTTGACTTTCGTTTTGCCAGCGACCCAAACAGCAAAACAAAGGTGTAG
- a CDS encoding hypothetical protein (EggNog:ENOG503PU6E): protein MSLLALFRNRDAKTPTESPPASVSKKRLRKKSFARLTERNIEAVQELSSPMGNHVSFESNPRSQRHPRASANIPELPCLPIYETLTLSMGPSKASCHGGSETSSTKVKEKPRPLSKCMPQNTSRVHFLPQQESPTFKLVPNIHPTLTPQPTPKSPVHDRASILADSYRSILPDFDAMEQIIESEDNLSLPKSPSEQCPHIPLYRPLTNQSVCRQSTVAKQVIVEVPSSPQHHSFIAQIDSVVEPQSAASSFTVVENSERSSEEETTAPAIPPQAPQRKVQAINQSRALQQSPSVTASSNPASPRRPRPPSPWFKVTKGDSTKSSLALQICTHMLTDELKKALFAQHDGVDEDSQAAKLQVLLLIEAYEGVMESCKEQLAQSEQEGSNVEVKHAREAVEILGHWLDSLYEIYGEAFGGDED from the coding sequence ATGTCTCTGCTCGCCTTGTTCAGAAATCGAGATGCAAAAACCCCGACCGAATCACCTCCGGCCAGTGTGTCCAAGAAACGATTGAGGAAGAAATCTTTTGCTCGCCTCACAGAAAGAAACATCGAAGCTGTCCAGGAATTGAGCAGCCCCATGGGAAACCATGTCTCCTTCGAAAGCAACCCACGGTCCCAGCGTCACCCACGCGCTTCCGCCAACATCCCCGAGCTGCCATGCTTACCCATATATGAGACCTTGACACTGTCTATGGGACCTTCCAAGGCGTCATGCCATGGTGGCAGTGAAACGTCGTCAACGAAGGTCAAGGAAAAGCCGCGGCCTCTATCGAAATGTATGCCTCAGAATACCTCACGGGTTCACTTTCTCCCACAACAAGAGTCACCAACCTTCAAACTCGTCCCCAACATCCACCCAACGCTCACTCCGCAGCCAACTCCGAAATCCCCGGTTCACGACCGAGCTTCGATACTCGCTGACTCGTATCGATCAATACTTCCCGACTTTGATGCCATGGAACAAATCATCGAATCGGAAGATAACCTCTCTCTGCCAAAGAGTCCCTCTGAACAATGCCCCCATATTCCACTATACCGGCCCCTCACCAATCAGTCGGTATGCCGGCAGTCAACAGTCGCCAAGCAAGTCATCGTTGAGGTGCCATCCTCACCTCAGCACCACTCCTTCATTGCGCAGATAGATTCAGTCGTTGAGCCCCAGTCAGCAGCATCTTCGTTTACCGTTGTGGAAAATAGCGAACGGAGTTCCGAAGAGGAGACCACAGCGCCTGCCATTCCGCCTCAGGCTCCTCAACGGAAGGTTCAAGCCATCAACCAGAGTCGTGCATTGCAACAGTCCCCGTCAGTCACAGCGAGCAGTAATCCTGCCTCCCCGAGGCGACCAAGGCCTCCTTCACCGTGGTTCAAGGTTACAAAAGGGGACAGCACCAAGAGCTCTCTGGCGTTGCAAATTTGCACGCATATGCTCACTGACGAGCTGAAGAAGGCATTGTTTGCCCAACATGATGGTGTCGATGAGGATTCACAAGCTGCGAAGCTGCAggttttgttgttgatcGAGGCTTATGAGGGTGTGATGGAGAGCTGTAAAGAGCAGCTTGCGCAGTCAGAGCAAGAGGGGAGCAATGTCGAAGTCAAACATGCtagggaggcggtggagattTTGGGGCATTGGTTGGATAGTTTGTATGAGATTTATGGCGAGGCCTTTGGAGGTGATGAGGACTAA
- a CDS encoding hypothetical protein (COG:S; EggNog:ENOG503NZY9), which translates to MSCLFETSEGLNSRYGLREKRPDSGYQALPPANEISERKKLAFGQAFNTLRTGPKKTRSDKGSNEAGKGVSALSKLVRVAIDKDKFGSLIDNISYFIAKLNELLPPTLTLLSSMALENISSSGMTTAAIERVAHLKLPHRAFLEGELVAAAKVTMATGDIA; encoded by the coding sequence ATGAGCTGCTTGTTCGAGACTTCTGAGGGGTTGAACTCACGATATGGTCTACGTGAAAAGCGGCCAGATTCAGGTTATCAGGCCCTTCCTCCAGCAAACGAGATAAGCGAGAGAAAGAAACTAGCCTTTGGGCAAGCCTTCAACACGCTACGGACCGGACCAAAGAAAACTCGTAGCGACAAAGGCAGCAATGAAGCAGGAAAAGGTGTCTCGGCATTATCAAAGTTGGTAAGGGTGGCTATTGACAAGGACAAATTCGGGAGTTTGATCGATAACATCTCCTATTTCATTGCCAAGCTCAACGAACTCCTACCACCGACGCTCACTTTGCTTTCCAGCATGGCTCTTGAGAATATAAGCAGTAGCGGCATGACCACAGCGGCTATTGAGCGTGTGGCCCATCTCAAATTACCCCACAGGGCATTTCTTGAGGGCGAGTTGGTGGCTGCTGCGAAGGTTACAATGGCGACTGGAGACATAGCTTAG
- a CDS encoding hypothetical protein (COG:M; CAZy:GH76; EggNog:ENOG502QSWP): protein MKQGTLSLAVLSGAVSTAWAALNVDFGSTDSIKAAAKDVAFDALSYYKGNESGEIPGLIGDQPFQGGKYYWWSGSVQWSTLIDYWYYTGDDSYNSVVSQGLLHQRGPNNDFMPPNATASISNDDQGFWGIAAMQAAELNFPASSIDWANLSRNVWTTQVRRFQQEEKDETCDGGLRWQIPPTNVGFDYKNTISNAAFINLGARLGRWTGNATYVEWADRAWTWLTDIGFLTEDFSAYDGAHVGANCTDINKAEFSYSAGLLLQSAAFLYNQTTGDDQKRWRDRVTGLTKTILDKFFEEGYHYEIACEGRDDACTPDMLFFKGMVTRNLASTVQLAPFTKDAISKVLKTNAEAAVKTCTGGDNNRQCSFSWAKGKFHNETDIPSQLNTLSALTVLLQDEVSQKGIATNATSNPDGGSDGGNGSDSNDNGNGNGNGQGQNGNGNGNGDGGSAGTTTRVTVGVLVAGLFAALL from the exons ATGAAGCAAGGGACTTTGTCACTGGCCGTCCTGTCGGGCGCTGTCAGCACCGCGTGGGCAGCTCTGAATGTGGATTTTGGATCTACAG ATTCGATCAAAGCTGCAGCCAAAGATGTGGCTTTCGACGCCCTGTCGTACTACAAGGGAAACGAGTCAGGCGAGATTCCCGGGCTGATTGGAGACCAACCATTTCAGGGTGGGAAATACTACTGGTGGTCCGGCTCAGTTCAGTGGTCAACCTTGATCGACTACTGGTATTATACCGGGGATGATTCGTACAACAGCGTCGTTTCCCAGGGTCTGCTCCACCAGCGCGGACCTAACAATGACTTCATGCCTCCCAATGCCActgcctccatctccaatgACGACCAAGGCTTTTGGGGCATTGCGGCCATGCAGGCGGCCGAGTTGAACTTTCCAGCTTCTTCAATCGATTGGGCCAACTTGTCTCGCAATGTTTGGACTACCCAAGTCCGGCGCTTTCAgcaggaagaaaaggatgAAACCTGCGACGGTGGTCTGCGCTGGCAAATCCCGCCAACCAATGTTGGATTTGACTACAAGAACACCATCAGCAATGCCGCGTTCATCAACCTCGGAGCCCGCCTGGGTCGCTGGACTGGCAATGCCACTTATGTTGAGTGGGCTGATCGCGCGTGGACCTGGTTGACCGACATTGGGTTCTTGACGGAAGACTTCAGCGCCTACGATGGCGCCCATGTCGGGGCCAACTGCACTGATATCAACAAGGCGGAGTTCTCTTACAGCGctggtcttcttcttcaaagtGCCGCGTTCCTTTATAACCAG ACCACGGGCGATGACCAGAAGCGCTGGCGCGATCGAGTCACCGGTCTTACCAAGACGATCCTCGACAAGTTCTTTGAGGAGGGCTATCATTACGAAATCGCTTGCGAAGGCCGTGATGACGCTTGCACCCCCGACATGCTCTTCTTCAAGGGCATGGTCACTCGCAACCTTGCATCAACGGTTCAGCTCGCTCCCTTCACCAAAGACGCCATCTCCAAGGTTCTCAAGACCAACGCCGAGGCCGCAGTCAAGACTTGCACCGGTGGTGACAACAACCGCCAGTGCAGCTTCAGCTGGGCCAAGGGCAAGTTCCACAACGAGACTGACATTCCTAGCCAGTTGAACACGCTGTCTGCTTTGACTGTGCTGCTGCAAGATGAGGTCTCCCAGAAGGGCATTGCTACCAATGCCACTTCCAACCCCGACGGCGGCTCTGATGGAGGAAACGGTTCTGACTCTAACGACAATGGCAACGGTAACGGCAACGGACAGGGACAGAACGGCAATGGCAATGGAaacggtgatggtggttccGCCGGTACTACGACTCGTGTGACCGTCGGTGTGCTGGTTGCTGGCTTGTTTGCTGCCCTGTTGTAA
- a CDS encoding hypothetical protein (COG:G; EggNog:ENOG503NU7U), translating to MADERKPADPPLRSQSPRPITDSKSPPSPPPSDKVSSPSPPHTMTPERRTIVEKSLKRKLDTRCSLFVLIYIMNYLDRNNIAAARLRGLQDDLSLDDQQYATCLSILYVGYILMQIPSNIVINLISRPSLYIAVVMLVWGLISTLTGIVTNFSGMVGTRFLLGFVEAAFLPGALLILSKWYTRKELTTRNAILFCGNLISNAFSALIAAGVLSNMQGVLGHAAWRWLFWIEGGLTMAVAISAAFILPDLPTNTRGFTEEELYVAQLRMTEDVGEEDKDAEGQKIFDGFFMMVRDWKVYVMMLAFTAYTVGLSFNAFFPSLTQTLGFSYVPTLLMSSPPWAFACAVTLVVCWHSDRTQEKFWHITLPMVGGLVGFLICMVTLNTAARYVALFLQASSYAGFVVFYSWISSSFPRPPAKRAVALAAINAFSQLGNVAGMYVWDLKEDGYRKSYGIVTSMFGAAIFGCWVFRTILARLNRQMEREEATAVAEGRVPAGEKGEGVVTGSETEDGGVVGPRVVRPFRYLL from the exons ATGGCCGACGAAAGGAAACCCGCGGATCCGCCATTAAGATCCCAATCACCGCGCCCAATAACGGATAGCaaatcaccaccctcaccacccccttccgaCAAGGTctcctcgccatcaccaccccataCCATGACCCCCGAACGGCGCACCATCGTGGAGAAATCCCTCAAGCGCAAACTCGACACCCGCTGCTCCCTGTTCGTCCTGATCTACATCATGAATTACCTCGACAGGAACAACATTGCTGCCGCCCGCCTCCGCGGCCTCCAAGACGATCTGTCACTCGACGACCAGCAGTACGCTACTTGCCTCAGTATTCTCTACGTGGGGTATATCCTCATGCAGATACCCTCCAACATCGTCATCAATCTCATTTCTCGACCATCACTCTACATCGCCGTTGTGATGCTCGTCTGGGGCTTGATCTCGACATTGACAGGTATAGTCACTAACTTCTCTGGCATGGTCGGGACGAGATTCCTGCTGGGATTTGTGGAAGCGGCGTTTTTACCTGGGGCGTTATTGATTTTGAGTAAATGGTACACGAGAAAGGAATTGACGACGAGGAACGCCATTCTTTTCTGCGGCAATCTCATCAGTAACGCTTTCTCGGCATTGATTGCCGCCGGGGTGCTATCCAACATGCAAGGAGTCCTAGGGCACGCAGCATGGAGGTGGCTGTTCTGGATCGAAGGCGGGTTGACCATGGCTGTTGCCATCAGCGCGGCGTTTATCCTTCCTGATCTTCCGACAAACACTAGGGGTTttacggaggaggagctgtaTGTTGCGCAGCTGAGAATGACAGAAGACGTTGGCGAAGAGGACAAGGATGCAGAGGGGCAGAAAATCTTTGATGGATTTTTTATGATGGTGAGGGATTGGAAGGTTTACGTCATGATGCTGGCTTTTACGGCCTATACGGTCGGGTTGAGCTTTAATGCGTTTTTCCCGAGCTTGACACAGACATTGGGGTTTAGCTATGTGCCGACGCTGTTGATGAGCAGTCCGCCTTGGGCGTTTGCTTGTGCGGTTAcgttggtggtttgttggCATTCGGATCGGACGCAAGAGAAG TTCTGGCATATCACGCTACCCATGGTTGGTGGCCTTGTGGGCTTCCTCATTTGCATGGTCACGCTTAACACGGCAGCTCGATATGTCGCTTTGTTTCTCCAAGCATCTTCCTACGCCGGGTTCGTCGTGTTTTACTCGTGGATCTCGTCTTCTTTCCCACGACCACCTGCCAAACGCGCTGTGGCTCTCGCTGCTATCAACGCCTTCAGCCAGCTGGGCAATGTGGCTGGGATGTATGTCTGGGACTTGAAGGAGGATGGTTACAGGAAGAGCTATGGTATTGTCACGTCTATGTTTGGTGCTGCGATCTTCGGGTGTTGGGTGTTTAGAACTATCTTGGCGAGGTTGAACAGgcagatggagagggaggaggcgacgGCTGTTGCGGAGGGGAGAGTACCAGCTGGTGAGaagggtgagggtgtggtGACTGGCAGTGAGACGGAAGatggaggtgttgttggaccgagggtggtgaggccGTTTAGGTATTTGCTGTGA
- a CDS encoding hypothetical protein (EggNog:ENOG503P8T2): MSLLERREGLAVTAGLTGITLTPLVGVMVLSFRRVIRHSQAIKIANLLFRIALPVYIIGVILYTSYAAVVAAGTATYRTELLLGLMSSLFLASGVILLTSSIYLTALAALYIAMGRTKWWSWLRLDTLLGAGLLFILLIAYWGMNLSDVVEGSSSTYRTWRMRWLLVVIDLTLSVMSLGVVGIALYALPKLKRLNQIPLGKMPVLLVIAAFLWAFTVVYGLATTIKSITDEWEEDEWVANRVIFPLFGPWVTSAVVCLLYLILHSPVWSDPAAIPADGRHGPTQPYYGPQQGNPQMGYQQQPYQPGYAPPHNPSGYPQQPQQYQQPQYPAQGYQHTQSPASSLPVYADGNQNPHVTNVK, from the exons ATGTCGCTCCTTGAAAGGCGGGAAGGCCTCGCAGTCACTGCGGGCCTGACTGGCATCACCTTGACACCGCTGGTcggggtgatggtgttgagcttCCGCCGTGTCATCCGTCACTCGCAAGCTATTAAAATCGCCAACTTGTTATTCCGAATCGCGCTGCCAGTATACATCAT CGGCGTGATTCTCTACACATCCTATGCGGCCGTTGTTGCAGCTGGAACAGCAACTTACCGTACCGAGCTTCTACTCGGGCTCATGTCGAGTCTCTTCTTGGCTTCTGGCGTTATTCTTCTCACAAGCTCGATATACCTCACCGCACTTGCCGCGCTCTACATCGCGATGGGTAGAACAAAATGGTGGTCATGGCTGAGACTTGATACACTACTGGGCGCCGGTCTCTTGTTTATTCTGCTCATTGCCTATTGGGGCATGAATCTTTCAGACGTTGTCGAGGGCAGCTCGAGCACGTACCGGACATGGAGGATGCGGTGGCTGCTGGTTGTGATCGACTTGACGCTGTCGGTGATGTCTCTCGGCGTTGTTGGGATTGCGTTGTATGCGCTGCCGAAGTTGAAGAGGTTGAATCAAATCCCGCTTGGCAAG AtgccggtgttgttggtaATTGCTGCTTTCCTCTGGGCTTTCACCGTGGTCTACGGCTtagccaccaccatcaagagTATTACCGATGAGTGGGAAGAAGACGAATGGGTTGCTAACCGTGTGATCTTCCCGCTGTTCGGTCCTTGGGTCACCAGTGCTGTTGTTTGCCTACTGTACTTGATTCTTCACAGCCCGGTCTGGTCTGATCCGGCTGCCATCCCGGCTGATGGGAGACACGGCCCTACACAGCCATACTATGGGCCTCAGCAGGGGAATCCTCAGATGGgctaccagcagcagccgtaCCAGCCCGGTTATGCGCCGCCGCATAACCCATCTGGTTACCCACAACAGCCTCAGCAATATCAGCAACCGCAGTATCCTGCGCAAGGGTATCAGCATACCCAGTCACCTGCTTCGTCGTTGCCAGTGTATGCTGATGGGAATCAGAACCCGCATGTCACCAATGTCAAATAG
- a CDS encoding hypothetical protein (COG:S; EggNog:ENOG503P77N): MISNALFSTLLAQLCWFATFALAAPVDTVHVEGGNAWQYGTGGGIIGLIVLILDIIVFIEVFQSSRPPSSKLLWSLVVFLFPVVGMIIYYVFSNRSAHNSRNGYETLTQG; the protein is encoded by the exons ATGATCTCCAACGCACTCTTCTCgaccctcctcgcccagctGTGCTGGTTCGCGACGTTTGCGCTCGCCGCGCCGGTTGACACGGTCCATGTCGAGGGTGGTAACGCGTGGCAGTATGGGACTGGTGGTGGGATTATTGGTCTGATTGTCTTGATTCTGGATATCATTGTCTTCA TTGAGGTCTTCCAGTCTAGCAGACCCCCCTCGTCCAAGCTTCTCTGGTCGCTGGTTGTGTTCCTCTTCCCTGTTGTTGGCATGATTATTTACTACGTCTTCTCGAACCGCTCGGCTCACAACAGCAGGAATGGATATGAGACTTTGACGCAGGGTTAa